Genomic DNA from Prunus persica cultivar Lovell chromosome G1, Prunus_persica_NCBIv2, whole genome shotgun sequence:
ttatttaaggtatggtgctggtttatcgtccatactaGCAAATTCATAGCACTTTTTTTTgtcatcaattaatatacctgaataatgagggcctgaaattcctattaataagtggcttaatatCCCAGATCCCGAGCCTAAAGTTTCGgatggcaaatttggcaaaactagagtttgctgccttgtacctttccggggacaactatttatcatgggtcctggatgccaaaattcatctacgagccaatggcctcggacaaacaattgtagatgagaatgatgcttcgcctgaagagaatgcgaaaccatgatctttcttcgccgccacatccatgaagcgctgaagagcgaatatgtggtggttgatgaaccgttggttctaTGGAAAGCTCTAGGTGAAAGATACGATCACCAAAGGATGGTGACTCTCCCAAGAGCTAGATACGAATGGACTTacttgagatttcaagatttcaagtcagtgtccgagtataactctgctatgcacagaattacctcattaatgaggctatgtggggaaaatatatctgaggaggatatgctcgaaaaaactctgagcacttttcatgcttcaatTGTCCTCCTTCAGCAGCAATAGACatagcggtttcaagaagtactcggaacttgtatcttgcctcttgttagctgagcagaataatgagcttttattaaagaatcaccaatctcGCCCAACGGGCTTAGTAccacttcctgaaataaatgctGCATCTCAGGAAGTGAATGCCACTTCATCTCGTGGCAGTATCTACAAACGTGGGCGAGGGGGCAAGCGTGGCCGCTGGCAAGGAAGCAGAAAAGATCGTGGTGCTCGTTCAGAGGGTTTAGGTCCAAGGAGCGGTCCATCCACGAATGACAAAAATGCATCCCGTAATAAGGGAAAGGCACAGACGAGCCatgtgcctagaaatgttgaaagcaCTTGCCACAGATGTGGTGCAAAGGGACATTGGGTGCGTGCATGTTGTACGCCCAAGCATTTGACGGATCTCTatcaagcttcacttaagaacatgaaagtggagataaattacattgatcatgctcccccagccacagatggctcatcagaaatatcGCGTCAGCTAAACAAGACGCATCtggatgtttctgattttgttactgaaaGAGGGAATGAAGCTTATGAGTtcgaattagattaaattccttaatgtactatgtgtattagctgaagtgttgtttaatttttcatttcaatccaataaaagtggtaatgttttcttctttattgatttagcttattttacttatttgaagacatggatgtaaattatggatgccctcaaaacaaagTCTATGACAAAGATATTTGTCTTGCAGACAGCGCGACTACTCATACGATCATTCAAGAtcggaagtatttctcaaaattaatgcttacaaaagcaaaggtaacaaccatatcaggtCATGCAAATCTGATTGAAGGCTCAGGAATAGCCTAAATTATGTTACCAAATGGAACAATACTGTCCATTCCAtatgctttgtattcatctaactccagaaggaatctgttgagtttcaaagatatacgtttgaatggctaccatgttgaaacaaagaaagaggaaaacatggaatatctttgCATTACCTCCAGTGATACCCAAAAGCGTATACTGGAGAAGCTTTGTGCGCTCTCATCAGGATTGTATTATACAACTATacggacaattgaggcacatagtgtCATGAACCAAGAGTCCATtgactcaaatgcttttaagttttggcatgacaggttgggtcatcctggatccaccatgatgcgcaggatcatcaccaactctaaaggGCATCCCTTGTTAactaaacacattatgttatcaagtgacatcttttgccaagcttgttcacaagggaagttggtgatcagaccatcacaaccaaaggttgatgttgagtctccatcatttttacagagaattcaaggggacatttgtggaccTATTCATCCCCCATGTGGACTATTTCGGTACTTTATGGTCTTGGTGGAGGCATCTACCCGATGGtcacatgtttgtcttttgtctactcggaatatggcatttgctaggcttttggctcagataattaaattacgagcccaattcccagattatcccattaagtcaatcagactcgataatgctggtgaatttacatcttagacttttgatgactactgcatGTCACTAGGCATTGACATTGAACATCCTGTTCCCTATGTGCACACTCAAAATGGCTTGGTAGAAGCTTTAATTAAGCCCATTCAGTTGATAGCATgcactttgctaatgaaaacaaagttgccagtttctgcttggggatatgccattttacatgcagcatcACTTGTGCAATTGAGGCCCGTCGCCAACAATCAATATTCTCCAATACAACTTGTATTAGggaatcaaccaaacatttcacatttaagaatttttgggtgtACGGTATATGTGCCCATTGCACCACCGCAACGTACTAAGATGGGCCCTCAACGCAAATTGagaatttatgttggttttgattcaccATCTATCATCAGATATCTGGAACTCCTGACGGGTGATGTTTTTACCGCACGGTTTACGGATTGTcattttgatgagacaatcttcccaccattagggggagaaaaatctgtgtctaaagaacaaggcaaactcattcctgAAGAACGACATGAATTATCGTGGAATGTATCCACATTGTCTCATCTCGATCCTCATACTGCTCAATGCAAAAACGAAGTGAGAAGGAtcgttcacctccaaagtattgcaaatcagatgccagatgtatttaatgatgcagcaaAGGTGACGAAGTCTCATAcccagctgcaaatgcacccACATGgattgatgtccataatggacaaagcaatgtgccagcaaatggttcatctgcTGCACGCCTGAAGCGTGGCAGACTAGTAGGCTCAAAGGATTGAGTTcctcgaaagaggaagttaatggacaaaatgaatccaaatgaaataaatagagagcccacaattcataattcaaatgcccctAAAGAGGGACAGGTACTTCCTGAAGAGGAAAACGTCATTGGTGAGAGAAGTGCCCCTGGAGTGGCAACTCtacctgaaagtcaagaaatctccataaattatacgTTAACTGATGAATTATGGagtagaaatgagatgatcatcgatgatatatttgcattctcagtggctGCTGAGATTATAacagatgatgatattgagccGTGCTCTATTAATGAATGTACACAGAGGCAAGATTGGCCTAAGTGGATAGATGCAATCCaggcagaattaaattctttggtaaaaaggagtgtttttggacatattgttccaactccacccaatgtgaaccctgtaagttacaagtgggtatttacaagaaagcgcaatgagaaaaatgaaatctcaaggtataaagcgcgactcgttgagcaaggtttttcacaaaggcctggaattgattatgcggaaacgtactctccagtaatggacacaattacattatgttacttaataagtttggcggtttcaaaaaaacttaaaatgagACTCATGAATGTCATTACCGCATAtctgtatggagaattggatacagatatatacatgaaagttccAGAAGGATTCAAGCTGCCTGAAGCAGCCAGAAATAAACCACGGGGCATGTTCTCAGTTAAATTAAGAAGATCATTATACGGGCTAAAACAATCTGGAcgaatgtggtacaatcgtctcagtaagtatttactgaaggaaggatacacaaatgatcctatttgcccatgtgtgtttattaagaaatcagagTCTGGATTTTCGATAGTAGCAGTATATGTCGATGACATGAATCTAATTGGAACTTCTGAAGAGCTTCAAAAGATTGCTGATTATCtcaaacgtgagtttgagatgaaagatcttggaaagacaaaatattttcttggcttgcagattgagcacagtgctaatggaattttggtgcatcaatcaacctatactgaaaaaatattgaaacggtttggcatggataaagcccatccacttagcactccaatggtcgttCGGTCGTTTGATACTAAAAAAGACCCATATTGTCCAAAAGGGGATGATGAAATAGTCTTTGGTCCAGAAGTACCATTTCTTAGAGCAATAGGTGCTTTATTGTACGTAGCACAATGTACCAAACTAGACATATCATTTTCATAGGAAGGTACAGTAATGCTCCAACAAGGCGACATTGGAccggcatcaaacatgttctacgAGACCTTCGTGGGACAACATACATGGGCttattctattccagtgaATCGACCAACGCCCAGAGTATTGTTGGGTATGCTGATGCAGGATATCtctctgatccacatcaaggacgatcacagactgggtatgtatttacatgtgGAGGAACTGCAATCTCATGGCACTCAACGAAACAAACACTAGTGGCCACATCTTCTAATCACTCAGAAATACTTGCCCTCCATGAAGCCAGTCTTGAATGCGTTTGGTTAAGGTCGGTGATCCATCACATCTGAAGCACATGTGCCCTGCCCTCAACAACAGACACTCCAATAATCCTGAATGAGGACAAtgcagcttgtattgctcaaatcaCATGAGGGTATATCAAGGATGACATGACTAAgcacatatcaccaaagtttttctacacacatgagctccagaagagtcaagaaatcaaagtcagacaaatTCGCTCAAGCGATAACCTGGCACATCTCTTTACCAAATCATTGCCGAAAtgtacattccaaaagttagtgCATGGCATCAGATTACGACAACTCTGCAAgcaatcaagttggagcatgcaaaatcagggAGAGCATTCAAGAGTCCTCTAACACATAACATatgcgcgttgtactctttttccttcgactAGGGTTTTTCCCACCGGGTTTTTCCtaacaaggttttaacgaggcaacatGAGCACATTACCCTTATGTCCCAAATaaagttgtactctttttccttcgcttaggttttttctcactgggtttttccaagcaaggttttaatgaggcaaccaatctagggacatgtggtcttcaagggggagtgttataaagaagtgaagcccacatagatAAAGCTAGAgggtattagtcaaaagatggagaTAAAGCTAGAGAGTATTAGTTAAAAGATGGGATAATAATGTTGGgaagaaatcattatgtctccctTAAAAGTCAtttgctttgcctataaataggcattatatttgcttgtaaaCACACacgaaagagagaagagaatagagtgagagtcagagagaagagaaagagtggagtctatctgaggagaaattctgtcagtgtaaacaccacaaagagaaatataattccaCTCCCAATATTACAGTGGTACTTCTCATCCTCTGATcattctagttttataacattaTCCAGCATTACTCTGGTTTGGATTGTTCGATTTTTCAGTTTAACTGGTACAACAAAACCGATCTTATCCAAAATggtcacaaaagaaaaacaaatcccCATCAATCCAAATGAATTTATCTTCTAAATGGAATTTCGAAAccttttattaaattttcaagtttataAAACCTCTTCGGTCCAATAccaccccccaaaaaaaaaaaaaaaacttgaaaagtgAACAGAACCAGCACAACTACATGAAGAACTAATAATagcaaaaaatcaaaaattaaaattaagaaaagcgGCAGTAATTAATTGAACCGTCTGATCAACAAGGCCTTATCATCAATCGTTCATCCCAACCGCAAAACGCAAAACGCAAAACGCAAAACGCATACGCAGAAGCACATGGCGGTTGTTGTGGTGGTAAGTCGGTGGTTCAGGAGAGAGAGTGCGATGCGATCCCTTCCGCTTAGTCAGTGGTTCAAGAAACATacaattacaatttacaaagatGAGGAGGACCGGCACTCTCCTCGTCTCCCTCATCCTCTTCCTTATATTCCCACTTCAATCAATTCTTGCTTTTAATTCTTCCACCACCCAAATCTTGCAGGtacttcttcctcctcctccatcttATTTACATGATTtctgttggcgtgacttgtggatattgacttactttccttacacaccaagaattcctattataattgtaattgatttactttaattcctgatttcctactgcaaatagatttaggaatttattatttacttgcccattcaggtttcgttgtattataaatataacctcctacaaggagaagaatacacagaaaattcccacaaacaaatattctctcaatagttttaatattttagcatggtatcagagcctggTTCGATCTAGGGACCTGTGCTTGtgttcttcttgaaatttaagtgctcTTCTCCCCCCTTGAGagggggggggagggggagtgaaagggatatgtttattgacctatcccaattaccttgacatatttccatgaagatgttgcttatttcttgactccgacgaccccttctctttaaggggagaggaagattgaagagaagttgtgtcTGAGTGAATTAACTAAAGTttatatggaagaatttattgttgccactgccgtgctcatggggtttctgtgttctgccttacctattgccgtgctcacagggtttctgtgttctgccttatcaaTTGCTATGGTCACacagtttctgtgttctgccttacctactgccgtgctcacagggtttctgtgttctgccttatctacagccgtgctcacaggatttctgtgttttgctatgtgccctattttttagggtttgctcttgtgtttccgctgtgaactttgttttagtttgtcacttgtttcactcgtggttgactaaaagatcttctctacaattgttacttctcaagtatggtgttttgtgactcgcttgtcaagttgagcgtgcgaaatatctttacccaacttgagggggagtgttggcgagtccttacttagttagaattttggttccttatttcattagaattttggttacttaccaattatattttgtcctattgtaatagagattattttatttagtgttatgggggttgatgattttttcaatcctcatggaggtagcaccaccgactcattctctcattctctaccaaccatcgttgagttgaatgcccagatggctccgctcctacagatgcagactttgaccccgaacccgatccagaatcaggatcctcttttgacgaccccgaccccgactatgatgaCGACCACCcagaccccgaccccgactatgacgacgacgaccccgaccccgaccccgactctgaagacgacctcgaccccgaccccgactccgaagacgaccccgaccccgaccccgactccgtaGACGACCCCaacccccactccgatgatgaccccaacctcgAATTTggctctgattcagaccctgatcccgATTTCAACTCTGACTCCGGCCTCGACTCAGGCTCATattccgatcccaattcctactcaactgtatcctatgcatcttccgctgcacagattatgacttctcgactaacgaccccgacacatggaccagattgcgcattttgtgaaatccgaggatcaattggcggatattttgacaaatgcgatttccagtaaagcattccacaattcactagatcagttgggcattggcgacatctatgcaccaactgagggggagtgttggcgtgacttgtggatattgacttactttccttacacaccaagaattcctattataattgtaattgatttactttaattcctgatttcctactgcaaatagatttaggaatttattatttacttgcccattcaggtttcgttgtattataaatataacctcctacaaggagaagaatacacagaaaattcccacaaacaaatattctctcaatagttttaatattttagcaatttcttctctctttgatttttaattACTACTTTTCTTTCCCATTTTTGCCAAATTTGAAGGATGTGTTAAAGAAAATATCGGCCAAGCACAAGTGGTATTTGCAGGACATCAGGGTTTCGAGGTTGGATGCCAGCAGGGTTCGCTTCGGGAGCGCCCAGCGATATGAGTTCCGGGTCGGATTCGGGAAGATCCCCGTAGGGGTCTTGTTCTCCGACGACGTCGCTTCCTGGAAAAAGTTCAGGCAACCCAGAACCCATTTCGGCTCTCTCGTTAAGGAGCTCAGCTCCATGGCTGTAGTTGACACCTTCAAAGTGGAGGGTCCCTTTGAGTTACGGGTCGGCGGCATTCATCACCTCTCCCTTTCATTGCCGGTACGCTCTATTTCATAACTCAGTGCTTAATTGAATCATCAATTTCAGAGTTTTAATAGTTGCATCGTTTCAATCTTCAAACTGTCTTTGAATGTTCAAGTGGTGTGTGAGCTTTTGGTCAATTTCATGCACAAATAGCTAGCTCAAGAATTACACTTGCAATGATCTCTTAAAAGCTCAACACTACATATAGTACTGGGTTGAACAGTGAGTGTGTTTTAATACATTATTGGCGTTTATATATTGTAGATGAACACTACATATAGTGGGTTTAAAAGGGTTCTTGTTGGTAAAGGCATCACTGTTGAAGTAAGTGGAGCTACAGAAGTTTCTGTGTTTCATGCATCTGATCTTGGGTTATCATCAAAAGGAAGTGGTGCTATTGGCAAGGAGAAAAGTGAGTTTTGGCCTATTTGGCATTCATACTGCACACCGTTATTTCCTATTCGTGTTTTAGGGCCTGCAACGTTGGTTGCATACAAGACTCGAAATCCTGATGCCTACATTGAGACCAAATTTATGTCCAAGGAGATAATTGAGTTCTTGCCAGAGAAGTGCTACAGAAGCCATGCTTACAAGAAACGGGCTTGTCCCATTGATTCTTTACGTTTGAGGATATCTATGCTGGAAAGCATTTGGAAAAGCTTTCTTGGTGATAGAATTCGCCAAAGTGGTTTGTCAGGATTTGTTGAAGGGAAAATCAAAGCTTCAACTGTTGTCCGTTTCAAGGTTGAGCTCGAAAGGGAATTTCGGAGGAATGGTGCACTTCAGGGCAAGGCAGGGTGGAGAACTAGGCCGGCCGTTGAACAGGTATGGTTTGAAGTTTTGGCAAGAGTGGAATTTGGGAGGGTGAAGCCTCTCATGGTTAAAGAGATTAGGCCCTTCATTGTAGCAGATTCAATTGCGTGGAGTAGTTTGATGTCTAATATTTCCTTCACCAAGTCCTCATCTGTCCTTGTACCTTCTGAGGCGCTAACGTTGGATGTGAAGTGGTAGAGGAAACATGTTGTAACATAGTACTCATGTTTGAGAATGTTTTACAGATTAAGGTGGCAAGGGGTTGTCTGTGTCCTTGCCCCTTCTCTGGATGATGGATGAAACAGTACATGTCAATTGGTAAATAACCCTCTTATTTGGTCCTGTAAATAAATTGTTCatggaaaagaaacaaacgtTATACAGAAGTTTGatcttattttgatttttttgacttcATTACTAGTTTCGACTAAGCTTAGCCttgtgtgtttttcttttattttgtatttcgACTTTTAAAGGAAATCTTAAGCTTTGATCTGTTTTCaaatatagaaattaaattagataattagaa
This window encodes:
- the LOC18789762 gene encoding uncharacterized protein LOC18789762, translated to MRRTGTLLVSLILFLIFPLQSILAFNSSTTQILQDVLKKISAKHKWYLQDIRVSRLDASRVRFGSAQRYEFRVGFGKIPVGVLFSDDVASWKKFRQPRTHFGSLVKELSSMAVVDTFKVEGPFELRVGGIHHLSLSLPMNTTYSGFKRVLVGKGITVEVSGATEVSVFHASDLGLSSKGSGAIGKEKSEFWPIWHSYCTPLFPIRVLGPATLVAYKTRNPDAYIETKFMSKEIIEFLPEKCYRSHAYKKRACPIDSLRLRISMLESIWKSFLGDRIRQSGLSGFVEGKIKASTVVRFKVELEREFRRNGALQGKAGWRTRPAVEQVWFEVLARVEFGRVKPLMVKEIRPFIVADSIAWSSLMSNISFTKSSSVLVPSEALTLDVKW